GCAAACCTCCTGCCGGAAATATTTGTCCCTAGCTTACGCCTGAAAAACTACACGCAGCCTGGCAAAGAAATCTTCTTCTGCCTTTTTGTCATCCTGAAAGGATCTGCTTCTTTTCGCAGGACGCTTCAGGCCACGTTTCTCCGCGTGGTAAGTTCGCGCCAGTTGAAATAGATGGACGGCAGGAAAAGATACGCGACGTGAAAGGTCAGCAGGACAGCGACAAACTGGCCGTCTGTCAGGCGGGCCCAGATGGGAAACGGGTTGAAGATGCGCGTCATGATGAAGTTCAGCGTAAAGAGATAGGAACGTACCACCCACTGGCGATGCACGGCGATCTGCCGGTTGCGCGCGGTCAGGTAAGCACAGAAGGTGCAGGCGCCCCACAGGAGGGCTCCAACAGCGTTGGCCAGGTTGGGCCGCAGAAGGTAGGCTCCGGGCAGAGCGCAGGCAATGGCCAGGACGTAGATACGGCCCAGAATGCGATGCCGCTTGAGATGCCGCTGACGAAAGCGCGTTGAGAAGAGAAACGGACCCAGCACGGTGGCGATGACCCCGCCGGTGGCGTGTGGCACCAAAAGGAAGATCTGCCGGAGCAGGTGCTCGCGCGCATGGAACGGGTCAGAGCCGAGAAAGATAGGGTATTCCGTGAAGGCGAGCACGGAGAGGCCCAGAATGCCGAGCACGATCCAGAGAACGTGGTGCGATCGCAGGCGGCGCGTAGATGCGCCTGCATTCACCGGGGACAGTGTGGGCATGCGGGGATTGTAGCGTTAACGGCTGCTCCGAAAGGAGAAGCAAATCCTTCCAGGGATGACAAACAAGAAAAGCAAAAAACTATCTGGTCGCCAACTCTGCCAGGGCTTCAATCAGCAAGGGGTGATCGTTGAGTGACTCCGGGCGGGAGATCTTCAGGCCGATCTCCTTTGCATACTGCTGGAAGCTGATGTCGATGTCGTAGAGGATTTCGACGTGGTCGCAGACGAAGCCGATGACGTGCAGGACCACCTCTTCGTAGCCCATCTCTTTCAGCGCCTTCAGTGTGTCTTCCACGGTGGGTCCAAGCCACGGGCCGCGGCTTGCGCCCTGCGACTGGAAGGCGAAGAACCATTCTGGGATGCCGGCCTTTTCTGCAACCAGGGCGGCGGTATGTTTGGCCTCCTGCGCGTAGGGGTCGGGTGTCTCGCCCTGGATCGTGCTGCAGGGGACGCTGTGCGCGGTGAAGAGGATGGCTTGCTTCTCACTCATCTTCGCTTCGCTCGATGAATGGGGCACCCGGTCTGCGGGAACGCGCGTGTGCAGCAGGCGATCGGAGAGGGCTTCGATCAGCTTGGGGTGGTCGTGCCAGCCTTCGACGAACTCCACCTGCATGAAGGGATCTTCACCGAGCGCCTTCATCAAATCGCGCTTGTAGAGGCCGATGCTCGTGCGGGAATTCTGCGGGGCCAGGCAGATAACGCGGGCGGAGGTGATGCCGTCGGCCTTCATCTGCTCCACGGCGGCGGCGATCATTGGCTTCCAGTTGCGCATGCCGACGTAGACCGGGTAGCTGATCTTCTGGCGCAGAAGATCAGCCTGTTTCAGTGTCCAGCGCGTGAGCGGCGGCGGCTCTTCGCCGGGAGTGTCGCGCAGGCCGATCTCGGCGTAGCGGTGCTGCAGCTCTTCCACCACGTGGTCAGGAACGCCGCGTCCGCTGGTGACCAGGTCAAGATAGGCTTTCATCTCGCCGAGAGTGTCGGGAGTTCCGTGGGCGAGCAGAAGAATCGCGTGCATACAGCTCTATTGTAGCGATTGGCTAAAGGCTAGAAGCTAACAGCTAAAGGCCAAACTCCTTCACCCACTGGGCGACAGCAATGACGTTATCGACCGGCGTGCCGGGAACGATGCCGTGGCCCAGGTTGAAGATGTGTCCCGGCTGGCCGTTGTTCAGTCGAAGAATTTCATCGACGCGCGCCTTCAACACATCCTGGGGAGCGAAGAGGGTGATGGGGTCCAGGTTCCCCTGCACGGCGACGTTCGGCCCGAGCAGCGTGCGGGCCTTGTCGACAGGGATGCGCCAGTCCAGGCCGAGGACGTCGGCGCCTGTCTGCTTCATGCTGGGTAGAAGGGTAGCGGAGTCGACTCCGAAGTAGATGACCGGGACGCCCATGCCCTGCACGGCCTGGACAAGGCGCGTGGTGGCGGGGAGGACGTACTCGCGATAGTCGGTGACGGAGAGCGCTCCGGCCCAGGAGTCGAAGATCTGGATGACGTCAGCACCGGCGTCGACCTGCTGCCGCGCGTAGGGGATGAGGACGGTGATGAGCTTGTCCATCAGCATGTCCCACGCGGCACGGTCGGAGTACATGATCTTTTTGGCTTCGATGTAATTGCGCGAACCGCCGCCTTCGATCATGTAGCTGGCGAGGGTGAAGGGCGCTCCGATGAAGCCGATGATGCCGAGTTCGTCGCCGTCGGGGCGCGGTGCGGCGAAGTGCTTGACGACCTTCTCGATGGCCTGTGCGACGTAGATGAGTTCGCCGGCGCGGTCGGTCTGGAGGGCGGCGATCTGCTCGGCGGCGCGGATAGGCGTGTGGACGACGGGTCCTTCGCCGTTGACGAACTCGAAGTCCAGTCCCATGGGCGTAAGCGGCAGCAGGAGGTCGGCGAAGATGATGGCG
Above is a genomic segment from Terriglobus tenax containing:
- a CDS encoding DUF2306 domain-containing protein, which encodes MPTLSPVNAGASTRRLRSHHVLWIVLGILGLSVLAFTEYPIFLGSDPFHAREHLLRQIFLLVPHATGGVIATVLGPFLFSTRFRQRHLKRHRILGRIYVLAIACALPGAYLLRPNLANAVGALLWGACTFCAYLTARNRQIAVHRQWVVRSYLFTLNFIMTRIFNPFPIWARLTDGQFVAVLLTFHVAYLFLPSIYFNWRELTTRRNVA
- the hemE gene encoding uroporphyrinogen decarboxylase, which produces MSSRFVRACLRQPVDRTPVWFLRQAGRYMPEYMAVRKHHSLLEICRTPEVAAEVTITAAERLGVDAAIIFADLLLPLTPMGLDFEFVNGEGPVVHTPIRAAEQIAALQTDRAGELIYVAQAIEKVVKHFAAPRPDGDELGIIGFIGAPFTLASYMIEGGGSRNYIEAKKIMYSDRAAWDMLMDKLITVLIPYARQQVDAGADVIQIFDSWAGALSVTDYREYVLPATTRLVQAVQGMGVPVIYFGVDSATLLPSMKQTGADVLGLDWRIPVDKARTLLGPNVAVQGNLDPITLFAPQDVLKARVDEILRLNNGQPGHIFNLGHGIVPGTPVDNVIAVAQWVKEFGL
- the hemH gene encoding ferrochelatase, whose protein sequence is MHAILLLAHGTPDTLGEMKAYLDLVTSGRGVPDHVVEELQHRYAEIGLRDTPGEEPPPLTRWTLKQADLLRQKISYPVYVGMRNWKPMIAAAVEQMKADGITSARVICLAPQNSRTSIGLYKRDLMKALGEDPFMQVEFVEGWHDHPKLIEALSDRLLHTRVPADRVPHSSSEAKMSEKQAILFTAHSVPCSTIQGETPDPYAQEAKHTAALVAEKAGIPEWFFAFQSQGASRGPWLGPTVEDTLKALKEMGYEEVVLHVIGFVCDHVEILYDIDISFQQYAKEIGLKISRPESLNDHPLLIEALAELATR